Proteins encoded by one window of Aphidius gifuensis isolate YNYX2018 linkage group LG2, ASM1490517v1, whole genome shotgun sequence:
- the LOC122848647 gene encoding G patch domain-containing protein 11, giving the protein MSDNDDDYMSDKFILGSEATTKAPSLMFKPSQKREFEKMKKKAEITAKIREKNKSVKLMEQEKREEGLSSAISSSNKGFEMLMKMGYKPGQGIGKTESGRSEPIPMDLKINRLGLGKCETRKKLAQKNINPTEKLDNLNTDNFRDRIAAKKLEQLADIDLFKSQKVCEQLDTKNNIKEPQYSWYWPLVKKEKNSDDEEEEEDDDDENTEEPENEDDKLSTIEKLELLTKYLRKNYFYCIWCGATYDDDDDLKDNCPGSTRNDH; this is encoded by the exons atgtcagaCAACGATGATGATTACATGTCAGATAAATTCATACTTGGTTCTGAAGCAACAACAAAAGCACCAAGTTTAATGTTTAAACCATCACAAAAAcgagaatttgaaaaaatgaaaaaaaaagctgagaTTACTGCAAAAAtacgtgaaaaaaataaatcagttaAATTAATGGAACAAGAAAAAAGAGAAGAAGGTTTATCATCAGCAATATCAAGTAGTAACAaag gcTTTGAAATGTTAATGAAAATGGGATACAAGCCAGGTCAAGGTATTGGAAAAACAGAGTCTGGTAGATCAGAGCCAATTCCCATggatttaaaaatcaacagaCTGGGTCTTGGCAAATgtgaaacaagaaaaaaattagctcaaaaaaatataaatccaacagaaaaattagataatttaaatacagaTAATTTTAGAGATAGAATTGCTGCTAAAAAATTAGAACAATTGGCTGATATTGATTTGTTTAAAAGTCAAAAAGTATGTGAACAATTagatactaaaaataatattaaagaacCACAATATTCATGGTACTGGCCATtagttaaaaaagaaaaaaatagtgatgatgaagaagaagaagaagatgatgatgatgaaaatactgAAGAACCAGAAAAtgaagatgataaattaagtacaattgaaaaattagaattattaacaaaatacctgaggaaaaattatttttattgtatatggTGTGGTGCAacgtatgatgatgatgatgatctcAAAGATAATTGTCCTGGTAGTACACGTAATGATCACTGA
- the LOC122848646 gene encoding ubiquitin-protein ligase E3B — protein MFETEKSSKGSFLQQTKSAREERANEKRKEAAIISIQAFVKGWLARKKISNKILHEFDDFFAEKISGDGSFQLKPVLEVYKHISHFLFVFKMERDQQRLEILCRYISQSLESESSKLSYVGVALSKDHSIAWISQIKRVLYHCMAGLENLQPEYPADHKSILLRLHTLICFTSSSTWSIQRVEGMKKLKAGMNQLCANIMGHLVNNGFYIVMKNLLVKGLGREQISLKPVALTAAVTLTMRPLISSQMSDKLISLFLINVLSVPALVYHLNIHSSECISVMISHNLLSRSLVFLNSEQNLRIIFNALEGSYALCLLANIIQLANIERDEIIQEHSFPTFTFVVTKMLESCQQYVVSKQSNLTHWHPVLGCFAQPVDSSLYGAIIYTKVQLAYLWSGKIIAQLIGKPLIEIVQNENNPIHIELQTTSVTSTNIFRRTFMESRTNRANNNKNYKKLGSNETTKIALICSLYQTALHTLTQMKLDILTGLCYQDKILYHMWLFLNTLGPHCGLKVFLDHLAANTKCSAPEFQLLVLFCDCMTHYVTILDDMEMYEQQEPFKLTDFISMSYFLNQFLYKAVLNNLFDVKTTSNNPLFTSLHTLLMAIYRRDCRRTFCPDGHWLAKEVRVSGFLADLEKGRRGAALLLSKMPHVIPHSERVVLFRKHVADEKAVLGLTESACNSQSSTLITIHRSRIVEDGYRQLAILPSQALKGVIRVRFINEQGLDEAGIDQDGVFKEFLEETIKRIFDPSLNLFKATSENRLYPSPTSYLQENHLQLFEFVGRMLGKAVYEGIVVDVPFASFFVSQFSGQTGNALYSWLDELASLDRDLYRSLTLVKHYKGDVSQLELTFSLDEDVMGELITHELNPGGKAEPVTNHNKINYIHHMAHFRMHKQIKDQTAAFIKGFKSIINPEWLLLFSTPELQRLISGDNVPVDLRDLRKHTQYYGGFHDSHRVVCWLWDILEKDFTEEEKGFFLKFVTSCSKPPLLGFAHLEPSFSIRCVEVGDDEDTGDTIGSVIRGFFTIRKKDPQNRLPTSSTCFNLLKLPNYQKKSTLREKLRYAVTSNTGFELS, from the coding sequence ATGTTTGAAACTGAGAAATCATCAAAAGGTAGCTTCCTTCAACAAACAAAATCAGCAAGAGAAGAACGTGCTAATGAAAAACGAAAAGAAGCCGCAATTATATCTATTCAGGCTTTTGTTAAAGGATGGctagctagaaaaaaaatttctaataaaatactccatgaatttgatgatttttttgctGAGAAAATATCAGGGGATGGTTCATTTCAATTAAAGCCTGTTCTAGAAGTTTACAAGCATATTTCTCATTTTCTCTTTGTTTTCAAAATGGAAAGAGATCAACAAAGACTAGAAATTTTGTGTCGTTACATTTCTCAGTCTTTGGAATCTGAATCATCCAAGTTGTCGTATGTCGGTGTGGCACTGAGTAAAGATCATTCAATTGCTTGGAtttcacaaataaaaagaGTACTTTATCACTGTATGGCAGGCTTGGAAAATCTTCAACCTGAATATCCTGCAGATCACAAATCCATTTTATTACGTTTGCACACACTTATATGCTTCACTTCTTCAAGCACTTGGTCAATTCAGCGTGTTGAAGGAATGAAAAAACTCAAGGCTGGCATGAATCAACTTTGTGCAAATATCATGGGTCACTTGGTCAACAATGGGTTTTATATTGTGATGAAGAACTTATTAGTTAAAGGTCTAGGGCGTGAGCAAATATCACTTAAGCCTGTGGCTCTTACTGCAGCTGTGACATTAACTATGCGTCCTTTGATATCATCTCAAATGTCTGACAAGCTCATATCACTTTTCCTCATAAATGTATTGAGTGTTCCAGCATTAGTTTATCATCTAAACATTCATTCCTCTGAGTGCATTTCAGTCATGATTAGCCATAATTTATTGTCACGCAGTTTagtgtttttaaattctgAACAAAATCTCAGAATAATTTTCAATGCATTAGAAGGCAGCTATGCTCTTTGTTTGCTTGCAAATATTATTCAGCTAGCCAATATTGAAAGAGATGAAATTATTCAAGAGCATTCTTTTCCTACTTTTACATTTGTCGTAACAAAAATGCTGGAATCATGTCAACAGTATGTTGTATCAAAACAGAGCAATTTAACACACTGGCATCCTGTATTAGGATGTTTTGCTCAACCAGTTGATTCTTCACTTTATGGTGccataatttatacaaaagtgCAATTGGCTTATCTTTGGTCAGGCAAAATAATTGCTCAACTCATTGGTAAACCACTTATTGAAATTgtgcaaaatgaaaataatccaATACATATTGAACTTCAAACTACTTCAGTTActtcaacaaatatttttcgacGTACTTTTATGGAATCACGAACAAATCGagccaataataataaaaattataaaaaacttggCAGCAATGAAACTACAAAAATTGCTTTAATATGTTCACTTTATCAGACTGCATTACACACACTGACTCAAATGAAATTAGACATTTTGACTGGTTTGTGTtatcaagataaaattttatatcatatgtggttatttttaaatacactaGGACCACATTGTGGCTTGAAAGTATTTCTTGATCATCTAGCAGCCAATACAAAATGTTCAGCACCAGAATTTCAgctacttgttttattttgtgacTGTATGACTCATTACGTGACAATTCTTGATGATATGGAAATGTATGAGCAACAAGAACCATTTAAACTCACTGATTTCATATCAATGTCAtactttttaaatcaatttctaTATAAAGCAGTATTGAACAATCTTTTTGATGTTAAAACAACTTCAAATAATCCATTGTTCACCTCACTTCATACTCTACTTATGGCTATCTACAGACGTGATTGTAGAAGAACTTTTTGTCCTGATGGACACTGGTTAGCAAAAGAAGTACGTGTCTCAGGATTTCTTGCAGATTTAGAAAAAGGTCGTAGAGGTGCTGCTTTATTACTTTCAAAAATGCCTCATGTAATACCACATTCAGAACGTGTAGTGCTTTTTCGAAAGCATGTTGCTGATGAAAAAGCAGTTCTTGGTTTAACTGAAAGTGCTTGTAATTCACAATCATCAACATTGATTACAATTCATCGTTCGAGAATTGTTGAAGATGGTTACAGGCAACTTGCTATTTTGCCATCACAAGCACTCAAGGGAGTCATACGAGTCAGATTTATTAATGAACAGGGCCTTGATGAAGCTGGAATTGATCAGGATGGTGTATTCAAAGAGTTTCTTGAGGAAACtattaaaagaatatttgATCCATCGTTAAATCTTTTTAAAGCAACATCTGAAAATAGACTGTATCCTTCACCAACTTCTTATTTGCAAGAAAATCATTtgcaattatttgaatttgttgGAAGAATGCTAGGAAAAGCTGTTTATGAGGGCATTGTTGTAGATGTACCATTtgcttctttttttgtttcacaATTTTCTGGACAAACTGGTAATGCACTTTACAGTTGGCTCGATGAATTGGCATCATTAGATCGTGATTTATATCGTAGTTTAACATTGGTTAAACATTATAAAGGAGATGTTAGTCAGCTTGAGCTAACATTTTCACTAGATGAAGATGTAATGGGTGAGCTAATAACACACGAGCTAAATCCCGGTGGTAAAGCTGAACCAGTCACAAatcacaacaaaataaattatattcatcataTGGCACATTTTAGAAtgcataaacaaattaaagatCAAACAGCAGCATTTATAAAAGGAttcaaatcaattattaatcctgaatggttattattattttcaacgcCTGAATTGCAACGTCTCATATCAGGAGATAATGTCCCTGTTGATTTAAGAGATCTTCGAAAGCACACTCAATATTATGGTGGCTTTCACGATAGTCACAGAGTTGTCTGTTGGTTATGGGATATTCTCGAAAAAGATTTTACCGAAGAAGAGAAAGGCTTTTTTCTCAAATTCGTTACCAGTTGTTCCAAGCCACCTTTGCTTGGTTTTGCTCATTTGGAACCTTCTTTTTCAATCAGGTGTGTTGAAGTTGGTGATGATGAAGACACAGGTGATACAATTGGCAGTGTTATAAGAGGATTTTTTACTATTAGAAAAAAAGACCCACAAAATCGACTACCGACATCATCAACTTGTTTTAACCTTCTTAAATTGCCtaattatcagaaaaaaagtACTCTAAGAGAAAAATTAAGATATGCAGTTACTTCAAATACTGGTTTTGAACTCTCATAA
- the LOC122848645 gene encoding putative uncharacterized protein DDB_G0282129, with amino-acid sequence MVVASIGWVQNTNYSLLNQIENNNMNTTVYDNNTTNNNNNINNNTNNNNNNKMSAKGMLICRDNSHAFQDRTLNLDEAVKIGRSVARTRASIDNAIFDCKVLSRNHAQLWYKNGKFYLQDTGSSNGTFVNNQRLSTTGSESKAKEVCSGDIVQFGVDVIESTKKVTHGCIIATLKLYLPDGKEAISNRSMYVTRQADVTLEDLYKLNQYVQEASRREKVLQSKLTHLQKLVDNMKVSASQSWKALIDEDRLLSRVKTVESQLVAYSKNFTEDKIRNELVKLEEEKSQYQIVAKDTLQKVHQEKIELSQKIMHLECRLNETEDECQSLHDISKNTQLELQELAVKYTTSQKNLLQLEVSCNEKEQNNIDLIKTHEQEKQDIIDKLKQHNKIEIYLKNKLKQYRIDRINIHKQLTILKNYLQPSFNNDGTIIDASTNIIPNSIMDTINITLDDILNESSNIDIDNIDDSLENLINLQSNDSNEKLTSTSIADTTTTTTTTNSSITTATERSNSYEKNDDIDNNNDNEDNDDDEEETNNREIHAEYILPPTSRRTLVNGKINVENDNDDDDDDDNDDDDCSEISGQTCIINDKNNSINDRNGDDDDDDGDDTSDEKSIIENKKIDDVINRDINKLEVRFASDVNGEQLETIHYDKDDKNNNNDDDDDEDDDGDDGDGDETGQGDDSSDSADSPNASFSSVTATDGNDDKDDCIEKCEEWKIDDDEEEEDGEHLEDSISQCHTTNNIERKKNVQLINPMKRKLEEFQIVNKMAGGTSTSNGDSSQNRICRDFLRNVCHRGKRCKYIHERTHDNPIDEYTFCHDYQNGMCNWPGCKFLHCTENEEKHFRTTGELPAHIINRIKNINNDVNKIELPVCKDFIKGSCQRLNCKFRHYKKDEVQNNNTNNNINNNNNNNNNNSNCSNTIQPHINPPRSQQHFNGNNNNNVNGDQRHFEEDRNYHWQIEDQHPMIINSGYNASPHPGDYLSPPEPKRRIISGETVLHFETSPQLVGQQITSGYYYPVIARNEARSFVLEDENSLLRKKIDELKKKVSDLTATNEFLLDQNAQLRMSGKRTTSVTAVTVPAVTITPTQAPTPQQMVNAAVAAGTLRTVTASVATVPVSIATVTPVSIAAVSMAPVSIPQPIVTMAQQTITMSGVGPQQNNQQQQNSQQTNNLPLSLSGATGLSYPIMTQELRPVLQ; translated from the exons ATGGTTGTGGCAAGTATTGGCTGGGTACAAAATaccaattattcattattaaatcaaattgaaaataacaatatgAATACAACAGTTTATGATAATAACacaaccaacaacaacaacaacatcaacaataatacaaacaacaacaacaacaacaaaatgagTGCTAAAGGAATGTTAATATGTCGTGATAATTCACATGCATTTCAAGATCGTACATTGAATTTGGATGAAGCAGTTAAAATTGGACGTTCGGTAGCACGTACACGTGCATCAATTGATAATGCAATATTTGATTGTAAAGTATTATCACGTAATCATGCGCAGTTATGGTataaaaatggtaaattttatcttcaagATACTGGTAGTAGTAATGGTacatttgttaataatcaaAGATTAAGTACAACTGGTTCTGAATCAAAAGCTAAAGAAGTATGTTCTGGTGATATTGTACAATTTGGTGTTGATGTTATTGAAAGTACTAAAAAAGTAACACATGGTTGTATTATtgcaacattaaaattatatttaccagATGGTAAAGAAGCAATTTCAAATCGTTCAATGTATGTTACAAGACAAGCTGATGTTACACTTGAAgatctttataaattaaatcaatatgtaCAAGAAGCAAGTAGACGTGAAAAAGTATTACAATCAAAGCTAAcacatttacaaaaattagttGATAATATGAAAGTATCAGCAAGTCAATCATGGAAGGCACTTATTGATGAAGATCGTTTATTATCACGTGTTAAAACAGTTGAAAGTCAACTTGTtgcatattcaaaaaattttactgaaGATAAAATAAGAAATGAATTAGTTAaacttgaagaagaaaaatcaCAATATCAAATTGTTGCTAAAGATACATTACAAAAAGtacatcaagaaaaaattgaattatcacaaaaaataatgcatCTTGAATGTCGATTAAATGAAACTGAAGATGAATGTCAAAGTTTAcatgatatatcaaaaaatacacaattaGAATTACAAGAATTAGCTGTTAAATATACAacatcacaaaaaaatttattacaacttGAAGTATCATGTAatgaaaaagaacaaaataatattgatttaattaaaacacatGAACAAGAAAAACAAGATATCATTGATAAACTAAaacaacataataaaattgaaatatatttaaaaaataaattaaaacaatatcgtattgatagaataaatatacacaaacaattaacaatattaaaaaattatttacaaccatcatttaataatgatggAACAATAATTGATGcttcaacaaatattattccaaATAGTATAATGGATACAATAAACATAACACTTGATGATATTCTCAATGAATCAAGTAacattgatattgataatattgatgattcacttgaaaatttaattaatttacaaagtaatgattcaaatgaaaaattaacatcaacatcaattgcTGATACTACCACTACAACCACAACCACCAACTCTAGCATCACAACTGCAACTGAACGTTcaaattcatatgaaaaaaatgatgatattgataataataatgacaatgaagataatgatgatgacgagGAAGAAACTAATAATCGTGAAATTCATGCTGAATATATATTACCACCAACATCAAGAAGAACCCttgtaaatggaaaaataaatgtagaaaatgataatgatgatgatgatgatgatgataatgatgatgatgattgttcaGAAATAAGTGGACAAACATGTatcattaatgataaaaataattcaatcaatgatcgtaatggtgatgatgatgatgatgatggtgatgatacatctgatgaaaaatcaataattgaaaataaaaaaattgacgatgTAATTAATCGTGATATTAATAAGTTGGAAGTTAGATTTGCTAGTGATGTTAATGGTGAACAATTGGAAACAATTCATTAtgataaagatgataaaaataataataatgatgatgatgatgatgaagatgatgatggtgacgatggtgatggtgatgaaaCTGGACAAGGTGATGATTCATCTGATTCAGCAGATTCACCAAATGCATCATTTTCTTCAGTAACAGCAACTGATGGAAACGATGATAAAGATGATTGTATTGAAAAATGTGAAGAATggaaaattgatgatgatgaagaagaagaagatggtGAACATCTTGAGG ATTCCATCTCTCAATGCCATACCACcaataatattgaaagaaaaaaaaatgtccaattGATTAATCCAATGAAGAGAAAACTAGAAGAATTtcaaattgtcaataaaatggCAGGTGGTACATCAACATCAAATGGTGATTCATCACAAAATCGTATATGTCGTGATTTTTTACGTAATGTTTGTCATCGTGGTAAACGTTGTAAGTACATACATGAAAGAACACATGACAATCCAATTGATGAATATACATTTTGTCATGATTATCAAAATGGCATGTGTAATTGGCCTGgttgtaaatttttacattgtacagaaaatgaagaaaaacatTTTCGTACAACTGGTGAATTACCAGCACATATTATTAAtcgtattaaaaatattaataatgatgtcaataaaattgaattaccaGTATGTAAAGATTTTATAAAAGGTAGCTGTCAAagattaaattgtaaatttcgtcattataaaaaagatgaagtacaaaataataataccaacaataacattaacaacaacaacaacaacaataataataatagtaattgtAGTAATACTATTCAGCCACATATTAATCCACCAAGATCACAACAACATTttaatggtaataataataataatgttaatggTGATCAACGACATTTTGAGGAAGACAGaaa tTATCATTGGCAAATTGAAGATCAACAtccaatgattattaatagtgGATACAATGCATCACCACATCCTGGTGATTATTTATCACCACCAGAACCAAAACGTAGAATAATATCTGGTGAAACTGTATTACATTTTGAGACATCACCACAACTTGTTGGTCAACAAATAACATCTGGTTATTATTATCCAGTTATTGCAAGAAATGAAGCAAGATCATTTGTTCTTGAAgatgaaaattcattattaagaaaaaaaattgatgaattaaaaaaaaaa gTAAGTGATTTAACAgcaacaaatgaatttttacttgatcaaAATGCACAATTACGTATGTCTGGTAAACGTACAACAAGTGTTACAGCAGTAACAGTACCAGCAGTTACAATAACACCAACACAAGCACCAACACCACAACAAATGGTTAatgctgctgttgctgctggTACATTAAGAACAGTTACAGCAAGTGTTGCAACAGTACCAGTTAGTATTGCAACTGTAACACCAGTATCAATTGCTGCTGTATCAATGGCACCAGTATCAATACCACAACCAATTGTAACAATGGCACaacaaacaataacaatgagtGGTGTTGGTccacaacaaaataatcaacaacaacaaaattcacaacaaacaaataatttaccattatcaCTTTCTGGTGCAACTGGTCTATCATATCCAATAATGACACAAGAATTAAGGCCTGTTTTACAGtag
- the LOC122848649 gene encoding dephospho-CoA kinase — protein sequence MFIVGLTGGIATGKSTVCEVFREHGIPVIDADDAARKVVEPGKPAWHKIKKEFGDDVFQSDGHLDRVKLGDHIFNDIEKRKKLNAITHPDIYKEIIWQAFKYFFQGHSFIVMDLPLLFETGKMLGYLYKIIVVTCEEDLQLQRLMERSGFTEAKAKLRISAQMPLDKKIENANFVIENSSSQQDMREQTVRIINLLKSSKHHWRLRFILGLCCTVLLASTYWLKNKTKGSITMS from the exons atgtttattgttgGATTAACTGGTGGTATTGCAACTGGTAAAAGCACAGTTTGTGAAGTATTTCGTGAACATGGAATTCCAGTtattgatgctgatgatgctgCTCGAAaag ttGTTGAACCAGGTAAACCAGCTtggcataaaataaaaaaagaatttggtGATGATGTTTTTCAAAGTGATGGACATCTTGATCGTGTTAAACTTGGTGatcatatatttaatgatattgaaaaacgtaaaaaattaaatgcaataaCACATCcagatatatataaagaaattatttggcaagcatttaaatatttttttcaaggacATTCATTTATTGTTATGGATTTACCATTGCTTTTTGAAACTGGTAAAATGCTTggttatttgtataaaattattgtcgtCACATG tgagGAGGATTTGCAGCTACAACGATTGATGGAAAGATCTGGCTTTACTGAAGCCAAAGCCAAATTACGTATATCAGCACAAATGccacttgataaaaaaattgaaaatgcaaattttgttattgaaaattcaagtaGTCAACAGGACATGAGAGAACAAACAGTAAGAATTATAAATCTTCTCAAATCATCAAAACATCATTGGCGATTGAGATTTATTCTTGGCTTATGTTGTACAGTACTATTGGCAAGTACATACtggctgaaaaataaaaccaaaggATCAATCACAATGTCCTGA
- the LOC122848650 gene encoding uncharacterized protein LOC122848650 encodes MKMSRGRLIMILSLFAWCAYVEAGRQTRPVDCEKYVYHPHCRGIQAKKRVYPAEIKIDNTEQPCVCSPSSSSSSSSPGTKDSNNRRTTFSNSKLLDAMLNGLDMNTIYEAYAASSDRHRNYNDITRERNSQRRRQPIDNTIDINDLDLLDY; translated from the exons atgaaaatgtcacGGGGAAGattgataatgattttaagtttatttGCTTGGTGTGCGTATGTGGAGGCAGGAAGACAAACTCGACCAGTGGATTGCGA aaaatacgTATATCATCCACACTGCAGAGGAATACAAGCAAAAAAACGTGTTTATCCagctgaaataaaaattgataatacagAACAACCTTGTGTAtgttcaccatcatcatcatcatcatcgtcatcaccTGGTACCAAAGATTCCAACAATCGTCGAACGacattttcaaattcaaaacTTCTCGATGCAATgctaaat ggTCTTGATATGAATACAATTTATGAAGCGTATGCTGCATCATCAGATCGACACAGAAATTACAACGATATTACCAGAGAAAGAAATTCACAACGAAGAAGACAACCAATTGACAATACGATTGATATTAACGACTTGGATTTATTAGATTATTAA
- the LOC122848651 gene encoding MATH and LRR domain-containing protein PFE0570w-like — MYNKLLEIFEDMLKNNDVTQLNDINNDPVDIEFITVDEDYDKLNNIDEPAVDIFDDVDDLSKCSNDYYYDKFFTKSLNPEVILNTEATETVVDDDNDDNDDDDSTVAFSSSMKEEDHDDDDGDDDGDDVNHHRVGHEETEDIESEKLTESIDKNNIVNPRKRKKSYVPWEIRKKAVILANKNPTWSLEKISKLSGCINIKKRATLKIWEQQIKNGGTCRDKYEAINCWVYNKCLEYKNNNKKIDNNLLSEWGLEAENHCLPITNNSLKFQASEKWLRNFKKTHGIAGLPTRLYFIDDKMEKDEKQAEEIEDVPLNKRLIGKLKSATSTDSTCDQMDNKNSSINNSVDDDDDEDYSLVEKSGALVPLSEKIRVINTLKNNPDWTAEMIREHTGCKYIRSRKTLLHWIQQVENKKSLFQANKKINDWVFRKCVEYKNKDIILNNYSIINLRNEAKEVLNIDDKFKLPAASTWLTRFKKEYNIIGDASNLILLDMNVISSSSSTASLSSSPDISIDKSINKVNVIPIRLRAKKICVPLDEKTRVVKLAKQIGPNCSFKTLQEKSGCKYLKTRQQLAEWQEQVDKGGPCDYQFNKISNWVYSKCLEEKKNNRIITNSLICCWGIEAKEKFMFTSLKFQATKAWVTLFKRKYKIYGDPNDLKISN; from the exons atgtataataaattattagaaatatttgaagatatgttaaaaaataatgatgttactcaattaaatgatataaataatgatccagttgatattgaatttattacaGTTGATGAAGATTATGATAAGTTAAATAACATTGATGAACCAGCAGTTGAcatatttgatgatgttgatgatttgTCTAAATGTtctaatgattattattatgacaagTTTTTTACTAAAAGTTTAAATCCTGAAGTTATATTAAATACTGAGGCTACTGAgactgttgttgatgatgataatgatgataatgatgatgatgattcaacaGTAGCATTTTCAAGTAGTATGAAAGAAGAggatcatgatgatgatgatggagaTGATGATGGAGATGATGTAAATCATCATAGAGTTGGTCATGAAGAAACAGAAGATATAGAGTCTGAAAAATTGACAGAatccattgataaaaataatatagtaaaccctagaaaaagaaaaaaaagttatgtaCCATgggaaataagaaaaaaagcaGTTATacttgcaaataaaaatccaacttggtcattagaaaaaataagtaaattaagtggttgtataaatattaaaaaacgaGCAACACTTAAAATATGGgaacaacaaattaaaaatggtgGTACTTGTAGAGATAAATATGAAGCAATTAATTGTTgggtttataataaatgtttagaatataaaaataataataaaaaaattgataataatttattatctgaaTGGGGTCTTGAAGCTGAAAATCATTGTTTACcaattacaaataatagtttaaaatttCAAGCATCAGAAAAATGgttaagaaattttaaaaaaacacatgGTATTGCTGGTCTACCAACAAggctttattttattgatgataaaatggaaaaag atgaaaaacaaGCTGAAGAAATTGAAGATGTACCACTTAACAAACGTttaattggaaaattaaaatcagCTACATCAACTGATTCTACTTGTGATCAAATggacaataaaaattcatctataaataatagtgttgatgatgatgatgatgaagattatTCACTTGTAGAAAAATCAGGAGCTTTGGTGCCattaagtgaaaaaataagagTTATTAATACACTCAAGAATAATCCAGATTGGACAGCTGAAATGATCAGAGAACATACTGGTTGTAAATATATTCGAAGTCGTAAAACTCTTCTACATTGGATTCAAcaagtagaaaataaaaaatcattgtttcaagctaacaaaaaaataaatgattgggTATTTAGAAAATGTgttgaatacaaaaataaagatataatattaaataattattcaataataaatttacgcAATGAAGCCAAAGaagtattaaatattgatgataaatttaaacttcCAGCAGCATCAACATGGCTAACtcgttttaaaaaagaatataatataattggtGATGcgtcaaatttaatattactagATATGAATGTTAtttcatcttcttcatcaacagcatcactatcatcatcaccagatatttcaattgataaatcaattaataaagtaAATGTTATACCAATACGTTTACgtgctaaaaaaatatgtgtaccACTTGATGAAAAAACTAGAGTCGTCAAGCTGGCTAAACAAATTGGACCAAACTGTTCATTTAAAACATTACAAGAAAAAAGTggatgtaaatatttaaaaacacgtCAACAATTGGCTGAATGGCAAGAACAAGTTGACAAAGGTGGACCATgtgattatcaatttaataaaataagtaattGGGTTTATTCAAAAtgtttagaagaaaaaaaaaacaatagaattaTAACAAATTCATTGATATGTTGTTGGGGTATTGAGGCTAAAGAAAAATTCATGTTTACATCTTTGAAATTTCAAGCAACTAAAGCTTGGGTgactttatttaaaagaaaatataaaatatatggagatccaaatgatttaaaaattagcaattaa